One window of the Salvia miltiorrhiza cultivar Shanhuang (shh) chromosome 6, IMPLAD_Smil_shh, whole genome shotgun sequence genome contains the following:
- the LOC130988564 gene encoding senescence/dehydration-associated protein At4g35985, chloroplastic-like → MNCCRPKKSRNHRNSSSPTHIQQTSNTNVRHDLLLRIPECRVHLMDEGQAVELGAGDFELQRVSDSNVALATAVKVGAELQWPLTMDEPVVKLDALHYLFSLPMNDGRPLSYGVAFAETSGGALGHLDAFLTENCSFTAGPSSSGKRSGDIDWKEFAPAVDSYNSLLAKAIAGGTGHIVRGIFKCSNAYTNKVQKGGETILIRAVEEKNTVAPNQIQKSNSNGPNQSKGSLNKSLKRARKLSKMTEKLSKSTLSVVEGASGSVMAPIVKSRPGKAFLSMVPGEVLLASLDALNKIMDAAEAAEKQAMRATSGAVTTAVTNRYGESAGETTEHAFATAGHCAATAWNVVKIRKAINPASATSTGLLNNASKSFNK, encoded by the exons ATGAACTGTTGCAGGCCAAAGAAATCAAGAAACCACAGAAACTCATCATCGCCCACTCATATCCAACAAACATCTAATACTAACGTAAGACACGATCTTCTTCTGAGAATCCCAGAATGCAGGGTTCATCTCATGGACGAGGGCCAAGCCGTCGAGCTCGGCGCCGGCGACTTCGAGCTCCAACGAGTATCCGACAGCAACGTGGCGCTGGCCACCGCCGTTAAAGTCGGGGCGGAGCTCCAGTGGCCGCTGACCATGGACGAGCCGGTGGTGAAGCTTGACGCTCTGCACTACCTCTTCTCGCTGCCGATGAACGACGGCCGCCCTCTCAGCTACGGCGTGGCCTTCGCGGAGACAAGCGGCGGTGCTTTGGGGCATTTGGATGCGTTTCTGACGGAGAATTGCTCGTTCACGGCGGGCCCGAGTTCGTCGGGAAAGAGAAGTGGCGATATCGATTGGAAGGAGTTTGCGCCGGCGGTGGATAGTTATAACAGTTTGTTGGCGAAGGCTATCGCCGGAGGCACCGGACATATTGTTAGGGGTATCTTCAAATGCAGCAATGCTTACACCAATAAG GTGCAGAAAGGAGGGGAAACAATCCTTATTCGCGCAGTCGAGGAGAAGAACACAGTAGCACCAAACCAAATTCAAAAAAGCAATAGCAATGGACCAAATCAAAGCAAGGGCTCCCTCAACAAAAGCTTGAAACG CGCGAGGAAATTGTCGAAGATGACAGAGAAATTGAGCAAAAGCACGCTTAGTGTAGTTGAGGGTGCTTCTGGTTCAGTGATGGCGCCAATTGTTAAATCTCGACCTGGAAAGGCCTTCTTGTCTATGGTGCCTGGAGAGGTGCTCTTGGCTTCCCTTGATGCACTTA ACAAAATAATGGACGCAGCTGAAGCAGCTGAAAAGCAAGCAATGCGAGCCACCTCCGGCGCCGTCACAACGGCCGTCACTAATAGGTACGGAGAGAGCGCTGGAGAGACGACGGAGCACGCGTTTGCAACTGCAGGGCATTGTGCGGCCACTGCTTGGAATGTTGTCAAGATAAGGAAAGCCATCAACCCTGCCTCTGCAACATCAACAGGACTGCTCAACAATGCTTCTAAATCGTTTAACAAATAA